The following coding sequences are from one Eucalyptus grandis isolate ANBG69807.140 chromosome 11, ASM1654582v1, whole genome shotgun sequence window:
- the LOC104445596 gene encoding protein PYRICULARIA ORYZAE RESISTANCE 21, with amino-acid sequence MAEQVTEMVIKVDLQCCRCSKKIKKILCEIPQVKDLIFDEKQNKVKIKVVGCDPEKVRQKICCKGRAFILGIDIIPPEPPKKKEPKKEEKKTEEKKEVILPTPEPSKKPPPVIGYPPGYMMGKVYVCISCHHGGCGWFCPCNCHCGGPPICADGCGRPPHECICKRPPMCHYGCGRPAYECSCQRPIYPWCCDRYSYGNASSSWTLHGCDYGRPPACTNAGYDCDTSCTLM; translated from the exons ATGGCAGAGCAG GTCACGGAGATGGTGATCAAAGTGGATCTTCAGTGTTGTCGCTGTTCcaagaagatcaagaaaatcCTGTGTGAGATCCCTC AAGTAAAAGATCTAATCTTTGACGAGAAACAAAACAAGGTGAAGATCAAAGTGGTGGGTTGCGATCCCGAGAAGGTCCGGCAAAAGATATGTTGCAAGGGAAGAGCTTTCATTTTAGGCATCGACATCATACCCCCCgagccaccaaaaaaaaaagaaccaaaaaaagaagaaaaaaaaacagaagaaaaaaaagaggttataCTTCCAACTCCAGAACCCTCCAAAAAACCTCCACCGGTGATAGGTTACCCACCGGGGTATATGATGGGGAAGGTGTATGTTTGTATCTCATGTCATCATGGGGGTTGTGGTTGGTTCTGTCCATGTAACTGTCACTGCGGAGGCCCACCAATATGCGCTGATGGATGCGGGAGGCCACCCCACGAGTGCATATGCAAGAGGCCACCGATGTGCCATTATGGGTGCGGGAGGCCGGCCTACGAGTGCAGTTGCCAGAGACCCATTTACCCGTGGTGTTGCGATCGCTACAGCTATGGAAACGCCTCTTCATCATGGACCCTGCATGGCTGTGACTACGGAAGGCCGCCAGCATGCACCAATGCCGGTTACGACTGCGACACTTCCTGCACGCTCATGTGA